The sequence TTTTTACTTTAAAAAATGCAACTTTTTCCCAGCACCTCAAAAAGAAATTTAGCCACAAAAAGTGTTTTTATTTTGTAAAAAAATATCTGAATATATCAGCTTGCAATATTAAAATGAGTTCTAAAAAGTTAATAATTTAAAAAACCTGCACAAAATAACTTGTGCAGGTTTTCGATGTTTGATTATGAGAAAAACGTTTTATCTTCTTCTGAAATGAATGGTACTTTCTTCACCGTCAATAGTAACAATTGCAATATTATCGCAAGTTCCGTCGCCATAATCTATAGTTATAGTATATCCTTCTGTAGTAATAGTAACAACTCCTTGAACTAATCTGTAAATACAAGACATATCAAAAATAATGGGTTCTGTTATTTCTGATTCATAATTATCCCCAAAACGATTGATTCCGCTTGCTGTACCGGTAATTCTGTATTTGTCGTCATAAAAATTCCACGGCGTATCTTCCCCTTCAAACCAAACTCTTGTACGAGATGCTTCTCTTGTAATAACTCTGCCGTCAGGAAATGTAACTTTTCCTTCGGTTACAACAATAGAATGCTGTATTAAACTGTCTGCATTTCTGCCGTTGCAAGTAACTTCTCTGATCCCTTCAACATGAAAGTCGTTGACATAGAAATCGTCAAGAGTAAATGTTCTGACTGCACCTTCATTAAAGTAAAAATCTGTTTGATCAACAATGATCTTTCCTGTTCTGATTCTGCCGTGAGGTCCTTCACAACCTTCATCACCAAAATCAATGACAATGTGTCGAGGAAACGGGGGTGAGTCAGGAAAAGTTATAGTTACAACCGGACATCCGGTTTTATCTCCGTTTTCATATAAATTAGCTTGAAGAGAAAGGTCATTAAACAGTTCTTGAACATCAGCGTAATCTTCTGATGTTTGAACAAGGTCTTTTTCATTATTGTCTTTTTTACAAGATTGAAAAACGAGTGTAAAAGCAATAAACAAAATAACCGGCAATAATAAATTTGAAAGTTTCATAATTTTAAGATTTAGTTAAACAATAATTTAAATGTTAGACATATATTTTACAAAATGGTTTAATAAGATATGTTTGTCTTGTTCTGTCATTTTTAATGTCTCTATCTCTTATACACTTGAATTTGGTTTTACCCTTATAATTTTAAAATAATTTATTTTATACTATGTCAATTAGTTGTTTAACAATAAGTTCAGATTAAAAATTTATACATCTGTGGAATTTGATATTTGAAAATCTGTCATTTATCACATAAATTGGCGATCAAAATACATATTTGTAATTACCGGTAGTTAATTTTACGGCTACACCTTGAACTTCACTGTTTTTTAGAGATTACCTTATATAATCAATAAACTTATATTCGATATTTGATTTTTCATCCGTGAATTTTTCAGATTGAAGTCTTATTCTCCAATTATCTTGAATGTAATCAGGAAAAAAAGTATCTCCTTCAAAAGCTTTGTAAACTTTCGTTATATACATTTTATCAGCCAGAGGTAAAAAGTATTTATATATTGTTGCTCCGCCGCAAATAAAGATTTCATCTTCATCTTTGCATTCTTTCAAAGCTTCTTCCGGATTCTTTACAACTATTGCTCCTTCAAAATATAAGTCATTCTTTTTTGAAATAACAATATTTTTTCTTTTAGGCAAAGGTTTAAAAGGTAAAGATTCATAAGTTTTCCTGCCCATAATAATCGTATGCCCGGATGTTAATTTTTTGAAATGTTTCAGGTCTTCTGAAATATGCCAGATTAAGTCGTTATCTTTTCCTATTACATTATTTTCTGCTAAAGCTGCTATTATTGAAATTGTCATAATTATACAGATATTGCACCTTTTATATGAGGGTACGGATTATAATCTTCTAAAATAAAATCATCATAAGTAAAATCAACAACTTTTTTCACATCCGGATTAAGTATCAATTTTGGCAATTCCTTCGGTTCTCTTGTCAGTTGCAATTTTACTTGTTCAATATGATTTGTATAAATATGAGCATCACCCAAAGTATGAACAAAATCTCCAAGTTTGTAACCTGCTTCTTGTGCAACCATCATAATAAGCAAAGCATAAGACGCAATATTAAACGGAACACCAAGAAAAATATCGGCACTCCTTTGATAAAGTTGACATGAAAGTTTATTATCTGCTACATAAAATTGGAATAAGATATGGCAAGGCGGTAAATTCATTTTATCAAGATCGCCGACGTTCCAAGCACTCACGATATGACGTCTTGAATCGGGATTTTCTTTAAGTTGCAGAATCACATTTAATAATTGATCTATATGTCCGCCGTTTTCAGTCGTCCATGATCGCCATTGATAACCGTAAATTCTTCCCAATTCACCATCAGTATCAGCCCATTCGTTCCAAATTCGCACACCGTTTTCTTGCAAATATTTCGCATTCGTTGAACCTTTAATAAACCAAAGCAATTCATGAAGAATTGATTTTAGATGTAACTTCTTTGTTGTTATTAAAGGAAAACCATCTTGTAAATTAAATCGCATTTGATGCCCGAATACACTTATTGTTCCGGTTCCGGTGCGGTCTTCTTTTTTTACACCTTCATTTAATACTCTGTTAAGCAGATTTAGATATTGTTGCATAAATGATAATATTAAGAATGCAAAAATATCAAATTTATCCTACTTATTCACATCAGTACTTATTGATTATTTTATAAATTTTTCAAAATTGTTTTCTTCATTATATCTTGTTAATAATTTTAATTAGATTAGATTTGTTTTCTACTTTATGAAAAACCATTATGAACTTACTTTTTAACATACAAAAAAAATATCTGTTGTTTTTTTTGATTTTAATAATTCACAACTCCTTTGTATATGCACAAGAAGGGAGTCCTTTCATAACTAATTATGAAATAAAAAATCAATATAAATTTCAGAATTGGTCAATTATTCAAGATGATGATAATATAATGTTTTTTGCTAATCAAAAAGGCATATTAAGTTTTGACGGTTTTGCTTGGGAAATGATTACAACTCCTACTATGCCTTTAACAATGTATGCTGATACTACATATAAAAAAGTTTATGTAGGATGTGTTGATGATGCAGGTTATATAGAAAAAGATACGACAGGTACTTTCACTTTTATATCAATCAATAAAAATAATGATAAAATTGGTAAAACAATTGAAATTTCTTCAATTAAGGATAGGCTGATAGTTTTATCAGAAAAATTTGTAACGATTTATGATATTAACGATCACACTGTTATAAAACAAATTCCTAATAACAGAAAAGAGTTGCATTTAAAAAATATCATTAATTATCCCGGAGAAATATTTATAGTATCAGAGAATAATTCATTTTATAAATTAGAGGGTGATTCTTTGAATATTGTTCAAATAAAAAACAAAAAAAACATTGGCGAAATATTATTTGACTTCCCAATCAGTGAAAAAAGATCATTGATCGGAACGACTAATAATAAACTCTATTTTTTTGGAGGGAAATCAGTTTGGCAATTAAATATTCAAGATCAAAAGTATTTAAACGAAAGTATATTATCAGATGCAATTCGTTTATCAGATTCGAAGATTGCAATATCAACGCTGATAGGCGGTATTCTTATAATTGATATTAATACAAGAAAAACAATAAAAAATGTTAATTATTCTTCAGGATTACCTGATAATGAAATCTATGCAATCGGAAAAGATGTAAATAAAGGTTTGTGGTTATCTCACGGATTAGGCATAAGCCGAATTGATTTTTCAATTCCCGTAAAATTCTATAATACATATCCGGGTATTAAAGGCAGATTATTATCAATTATTAATTTAAATAATACTGTTTATGTCGGGACAAGTGAGAATTTATTTTATTTGGAAGAACTTGATGAATATAAACGGGCAAAATTAATTGAAAAACAAATTTATTCAATATCAAGAAATCTTAAGACCGAAAAAGAATTAAGGGCTAAAGAAGAAGCAAAGAAAAAAGGTATTTTTAAGGGTCTTCAAAAAAAAATAAAAAAATTTATTTCACCGGAAGACCAAATTAGTATATCAGAGAAAAAAAAGAATGCCTTAATAAGGAACAGAAAATTATTAGGAATGCAATCTGTAAGTCATCAATATATTAAGATTGAGGGTTTAGATGACAGATGCAAAATTTTAGTTCCCTTTGAAGATAAACTTTTGGTTGGAGGGAATAACGGAGTATATGAAATATTTGAAAATGAAGCAAAAAAAATAATTCCGGGTCATTATATTAATAATATTATACCGGATAAAGGCAATCCTAACCTGTTTTATGTTTGTACAAACAGCGGTTTAATATTAATGGAATTTGTTGAGAAAGAATGGAAAATAACAGAAATTGAAGAATTAAAAGAAGAAACAGTCAATTCTGTAATTGCCAATGATACATCTATTTGGATCGGAACGAATAAAAATGTTTTTTTAATTGATACCGCCGCTAACAAAATAAAAACATATAATATTGATAATAAATATGCTGAACCGGCTATAATTCAAGAATTTTATAATAAAATATATGTCTTATTACCCTCCAAGACATTATATTACAATCAAGACAAAGACAGTATGATCTTGTTCATTTCAAAAGAATTATCATTTATAAAAACTCAATCAAATGCTTTATGGATATACGACAGAGATAAATGGGAACCTCTTTTGCAACCTTTAAATTATAATCTACAAAACATTGTTTTTTTAAATTTATTTAATAACATTGAACACATTTATATTGACAAAAATAATAATACTTGGGTTATTGACGATAATAGTAATTTATATAAAATAAGCAATTTACATGATGATTTCTACAATCCTGAACAAAACATATATATAAAAAATATTGCAAATCAAAACGGTGACAAATATTCATTACAGAATTTATTTTTAGATTCAGATGAAAACTATATCCAAGTGTCTTTATCGGCACCCTATTATATAAAACAAAATGCAACAGAATATCAATACTTTTTAGAGGGTCTGATGAAAAAATGGTCTGCCTGGGGAAAAGATGCAAATATTTCTTTTCCGTATATTCCCTACGGCAACTATACATTACATGTTAAAGCAAAAAATATTCTCGGAAATATAAGCGATGAAAAAAGTATTTCTTTTTCAATAAAAGAACCTTTTTGGGAAAAGGACTGGTTTTTAATAAGCTGCGGTATCTTCTTTTTAATAATTATTATTTTAATAATCAGATTAAGAGAACGGAAACATCAAAAAAATCAGAAAATTTTGGAACAGAAAATTCAAGAACGGACAAAAACTATTGAAGAACAACGTAACCAGATTGAAAAAAGCCATAAAAGTATTAAGGACAGTATTGTTTATGCAAAACGAATTCAAAGAGCAATAATGCCTTCTAAAGAAGTATTAGATAAATCATTTAGTGATTATTTTGTTTATTTTAAACCAAGAGATATTGTAAGTGGTGATTTTTACTGGATTAAACAAATTAATTATTTTACAGTATATGCAGTTGCTGATTGTACAGGACACGGTGTTCCCGGAGCAATGTTAAGTATGCTGGGAATTTCTTTCTTAGGAGAAATTGTTACAAAAACTCGATTTGATAAACCTGATGAAATATTAAACAGATTAAGAAAAAAGATAAAAAGTTCATTGAAACAATCTAATAAAAATATTGAATCAAAAGACGGAATGGACATTGCCTTATGTGTGATAGACCATGATTCTTTGCAACTTCAATTTGCCGGTGCTTACAATCCTGTATATATCTTACGTGCCGGAGAATTAATTGAAATTAAAGCTACACGAAATCCTATCGGAATATATATAAAAGAACAACCATTCAAAAACAATAATTTCCGGCTTGAAAAAGGAGATATTCTTTACACATTTTCTGACGGATATACAGATCAGTTCGGACAAAATAATCAAAAATTTAATAAACCTAATTTTAAAAAACTTCTGAAAGTTATCCATGAAAAACCTATGCAGGAACAGAAAAAAATTCTGGAAGATATTCATAAGAAATGGAAAGGTAAAACAGATCAAACTGATGATATTATTGTAATGGGGGTTAGGATATAATAATGATTTCTTCAAAGAGTAAGGCTATGAAATATTATAATTTGGAAATGATTAGTAAGAATAAGATAATTACTACTGACTGATCAATATTTTACAACCCTCAAAGTATCCAAATCCAGACGAATCCTTAACCATTCTTCTAAAGTTTTAGTTTTTTTAAAAATATGGCTGTTGTATGTTCCTTTTTTCCAATTAACAAGTAAAGTCGGAATTGTATCATATACATTTGATTCATTTAATTCTATAGTTTTTGCAAATGCAAATTGCTCTATTCGAGGATATTGAACTGCCAGCTCCTTTTTTAAACTTTGCAAAGGTAATGTATCTCGGGTAATCCCTATCAATTGATTTTCCAAAAATTCAATCTTTGCATTTTTGCTTTGAATAATATCTTCCTGTTTATGATAAATATCTTCCAAAACACCAACTCGTAACTTATTGTGAATGTCTTCACTAATGTTATCAATTTTACTGACCAAAGTATCAAGATTATTTTCCTCTTGATGAAAATTCAAAGCAGTAGAATCTGTAACTGTAA comes from Bacteroidales bacterium and encodes:
- a CDS encoding thymidylate synthase; the encoded protein is MQQYLNLLNRVLNEGVKKEDRTGTGTISVFGHQMRFNLQDGFPLITTKKLHLKSILHELLWFIKGSTNAKYLQENGVRIWNEWADTDGELGRIYGYQWRSWTTENGGHIDQLLNVILQLKENPDSRRHIVSAWNVGDLDKMNLPPCHILFQFYVADNKLSCQLYQRSADIFLGVPFNIASYALLIMMVAQEAGYKLGDFVHTLGDAHIYTNHIEQVKLQLTREPKELPKLILNPDVKKVVDFTYDDFILEDYNPYPHIKGAISV
- a CDS encoding dihydrofolate reductase — protein: MTISIIAALAENNVIGKDNDLIWHISEDLKHFKKLTSGHTIIMGRKTYESLPFKPLPKRKNIVISKKNDLYFEGAIVVKNPEEALKECKDEDEIFICGGATIYKYFLPLADKMYITKVYKAFEGDTFFPDYIQDNWRIRLQSEKFTDEKSNIEYKFIDYIR
- a CDS encoding SpoIIE family protein phosphatase, whose product is MNLLFNIQKKYLLFFLILIIHNSFVYAQEGSPFITNYEIKNQYKFQNWSIIQDDDNIMFFANQKGILSFDGFAWEMITTPTMPLTMYADTTYKKVYVGCVDDAGYIEKDTTGTFTFISINKNNDKIGKTIEISSIKDRLIVLSEKFVTIYDINDHTVIKQIPNNRKELHLKNIINYPGEIFIVSENNSFYKLEGDSLNIVQIKNKKNIGEILFDFPISEKRSLIGTTNNKLYFFGGKSVWQLNIQDQKYLNESILSDAIRLSDSKIAISTLIGGILIIDINTRKTIKNVNYSSGLPDNEIYAIGKDVNKGLWLSHGLGISRIDFSIPVKFYNTYPGIKGRLLSIINLNNTVYVGTSENLFYLEELDEYKRAKLIEKQIYSISRNLKTEKELRAKEEAKKKGIFKGLQKKIKKFISPEDQISISEKKKNALIRNRKLLGMQSVSHQYIKIEGLDDRCKILVPFEDKLLVGGNNGVYEIFENEAKKIIPGHYINNIIPDKGNPNLFYVCTNSGLILMEFVEKEWKITEIEELKEETVNSVIANDTSIWIGTNKNVFLIDTAANKIKTYNIDNKYAEPAIIQEFYNKIYVLLPSKTLYYNQDKDSMILFISKELSFIKTQSNALWIYDRDKWEPLLQPLNYNLQNIVFLNLFNNIEHIYIDKNNNTWVIDDNSNLYKISNLHDDFYNPEQNIYIKNIANQNGDKYSLQNLFLDSDENYIQVSLSAPYYIKQNATEYQYFLEGLMKKWSAWGKDANISFPYIPYGNYTLHVKAKNILGNISDEKSISFSIKEPFWEKDWFLISCGIFFLIIIILIIRLRERKHQKNQKILEQKIQERTKTIEEQRNQIEKSHKSIKDSIVYAKRIQRAIMPSKEVLDKSFSDYFVYFKPRDIVSGDFYWIKQINYFTVYAVADCTGHGVPGAMLSMLGISFLGEIVTKTRFDKPDEILNRLRKKIKSSLKQSNKNIESKDGMDIALCVIDHDSLQLQFAGAYNPVYILRAGELIEIKATRNPIGIYIKEQPFKNNNFRLEKGDILYTFSDGYTDQFGQNNQKFNKPNFKKLLKVIHEKPMQEQKKILEDIHKKWKGKTDQTDDIIVMGVRI